In Nicotiana tabacum cultivar K326 chromosome 19, ASM71507v2, whole genome shotgun sequence, one DNA window encodes the following:
- the LOC107797887 gene encoding putative inactive leucine-rich repeat receptor-like protein kinase At3g03770: MGIADSMQCSLWLLVFMVFLQFKYSHQFLESSQYEAIEKIKQLLNFPRDLSSWSDNTDFCNSEPNTALTLVCYDDNITQLHVSGYNWFPNLPRGFSTDTLFSNLALLPNLKVLSLVSLGLRGTLPKNIGLLSSLEIVNISSNFFYGEIPGEILYLKSLQTLILDDNKFTGQVPEWVGSLPSLSVLSFKNNSFYGSLPNSLSNLQTLRILSLSANNFSGQVPNFQNLSNLQVLDLESNYLGPNFPNVPKKLASLVLRKNKFSLGVPKELSSCYQLKKLDISFNELVGPFSPSILSLPLLSYVDISGNKLTGKLLKNMTCSQELSFVNLSSNYLTGELPACLHPSFGSKIALFSGNCLWNREQWQHPYSFCHNEALAVSIEPHKEKVKGGNGKAVLASSMVGGFVGGIAIIGLAFVVVRREYAKKKASKTPQTKLILEKVSPAHTLKLLNDARYISETRKLGLLGAPPYRTFVLDELREATSNFDISNLIGAGSNGQTYKGRLTDGTAVAIRSIKMRKRHSVQSYTHQLGRISKIRYCHLVSTIGHCFDCYQDDSSVSRICIVFEFVPNGTLRGVISEANSAQKFTWTQRMGAALGIAKGIQFLHTGIVPGIFSNQLKITDVLLDQNLHVKISKYNLPLLTENKKMDTRLSSSGSKGNDGQRLINKEKNDVYDFGVILLELIAGRIIDTKNDIDVSKDILKVSLTADEIARRNIIDPAVQKECSDGSLRTLIELCIRCLSDEPSQRPSVEDLIWNLQFSAQVQDPWNRDTYGNQESPGHV; the protein is encoded by the exons ATGGGAATTGCAGATTCAATGCAGTGTTCATTGTGGCTTCTAGTATTCATGGTGTTTCTTCAGTTCAAATACTCACACCAGTTCTTAGAATCTTCACAGTATGAAGCAATAGAGAAAATCAAGCAGCTTTTGAACTTCCCACGAGATTTGAGTAGCTGGAGTGACAACACAGATTTTTGCAACAGTGAGCCAAACACTGCTTTAACACTTGTCTGCTATGATGATAACATAACACAGCTTCATGTTTCTGGTTACAACTGGTTTCCTAATTTGCCTCGGGGCTTTTCTACTGACACCCTTTTCTCCAATCTTGCTCTTTTGCCTAATTTAAAGGTTCTTTCTTTAGTTTCTTTGGGTTTGAGAGGAACTTTACCTAAAAATATTGGCTTATTATCTTCTTTGGAAATTGTCAACATTAGTTCAAACTTCTTTTATGGTGAGATTCCAGGAGAGATTTTATATTTGAAGAGCCTTCAGACACTTATTTTGGATGATAATAAGTTCACAGGTCAAGTTCCTGAATGGGTAGGTTCACTTCCTTCTTTGTCTGTTTTGAGTTTCAAGAACAATTCATTTTATGGTTCATTACCTAATTCTTTGTCCAATTTACAAACCCTAAGAATCCTTTCTCTTTCTGCTAATAATTTTTCTGGGCAAgttccaaattttcaaaatctgTCAAATTTACAAGTTCTTGATTTGGAAAGTAACTATCTTGGACCCAATTTCCCTAATGTTCCAAAAAAGTTAGCTTCTTTGGTACTTAGGAAGAACAAGTTCAGTTTAGGGGTACCAAAAGAATTGAGTTCCTGTTACCAGTTAAAGAAACTGGACATTTCCTTTAATGAGCTTGTTGGACCCTTTTCACCATCAATTTTATCACTTCCATTACTAAGCTATGTGGATATTTCTGGAAACAAATTAACCGGGAAGCTTTTGAAGAATATGACATGTAGTCAAGAGCTTTCATTTGTGAATCTATCGTCGAATTACTTGACAGGGGAGTTGCCTGCTTGCTTGCACCCTAGTTTTGGTTCTAAGATTGCTTTGTTTTCTGGGAATTGTTTGTGGAATAGAGAGCAATGGCAACATCCTTATTCATTTTGCCATAATGAAGCTTTGGCTGTTAGTATTGAGCCTCATAAGGAAAAGGTCAAAGGGGGAAATGGTAAAGCTGTTCTTGCATCAAGTATGGTAGGAGGGTTTGTTGGAGGAATAGCGATAATCGGTTTGGCTTTCGTGGTTGTTAGACGAGAGTATGCCAAGAAGAAAGCTAGCAAAACCCCTCAAACAAAACTGATACTTGAAAAGGTCTCTCCTGCTCACACTCTTAAGCTGCTTAATGATGCAA GGTATATTTCTGAAACGAGGAAGTTGGGACTGCTTGGGGCCCCTCCTTATCGAACGTTTGTCTTGGATGAGCTTCGGGAGGCCACTAGTAACTTTGATATATCAAATCTAATCGGTGCAGGTTCCAATGGGCAG ACCTACAAAGGACGGCTCACAGATGGCACTGCGGTTGCTATAAGAAGCATAAAGATGAGGAAGAGGCATAGCGTCCAGTCCTATACTCATCAACTAGGGCGTATTTCAAAGATCAGATACTGTCATTTAGTTAGTACTATTGGACATTGCTTTGACTGCTATCAAGATGACTCAAGTGTTAGCCGAATATGTATAGTCTTTGAATTTGTGCCAAACGGGACTCTGCGGGGGGTCATATCAG AAGCAAATTCAGCTCAAAAGTTTACGTGGACACAGAGGATGGGAGCTGCACTAGGGATAGCAAAGGGAATTCAGTTCCTACATACCGGAATAGTACCAGGGATATTCTCCAATCAATTGAAGATAACAGATGTCTTGCTGGATCAGAATCTCCATGTAAAGATTAGCAAATACAATCTGCCTTTGTTAACTGAAAACAAGAAAATG GATACCAGATTGTCTTCCAGTGGATCAAAGGGAAATGATGGGCAAAG GTTAATTAACAAGGAGAAAAACGATGTGTACGACTTTGGAGTAATCTTACTTGAACTCATCGCCGGACGGATAATCGATACAAAAAATGATATAGATGTCTCAAAAGACATC CTAAAAGTTAGCTTAACAGCTGATGAAATAGCTCGGAGAAACATCATCGATCCAGCTGTTCAAAAGGAATGTTCAGATGGTTCGCTTAGGACATTAATAGAGCTATGCATAAGATGTCTTTCAGACGAACCATCGCAACGTCCATCTGTGGAAGACTTGATCTGGAACTTGCAGTTTTCAGCTCAGGTCCAAGATCCTTGGAATAGAGACACCTATGGCAACCAGGAGTCCCCTGGTCATGTGTAA